Proteins from a genomic interval of Streptococcus sp. D7B5:
- a CDS encoding ADP-ribosylglycohydrolase, translating into MLGVIVGDIVGSVYEWNNIKTKDFPLFCEDCFFTDDTVSPNL; encoded by the coding sequence ATGCTCGGAGTAATTGTTGGAGACATTGTAGGTTCTGTTTACGAATGGAACAATATCAAAACGAAGGATTTTCCTTTATTTTGTGAGGATTGTTTTTTCACGGATGATACGGTAAGTCCGAACCTCTGA
- a CDS encoding lysozyme family protein, with translation MFKFIRRMLVLAVLLFAGYKAYHIRQDVKQVMTYQPMVREILSERDTPANEELVLAMIYTETKGKEGDVMQSSESASGSTNTINDNASSIRQGIQTLTDNLYLAQNKGVDVWTAVQAYNFGPAYIDFIAQNGKENTLALAKRYSRETVAPILGNTTGKTYTYINPISIFHGAELYENGGNYYYSRQVRFNLYIMKFFNFF, from the coding sequence ATGTTTAAATTTATAAGAAGAATGCTAGTGCTAGCAGTCCTCCTTTTTGCTGGATACAAAGCCTACCACATTCGTCAGGATGTAAAGCAAGTCATGACCTACCAACCTATGGTTCGGGAAATTCTCAGTGAAAGAGATACTCCAGCCAATGAAGAGTTGGTGCTCGCCATGATTTATACCGAAACCAAAGGAAAAGAAGGCGATGTTATGCAGTCTAGTGAGTCTGCAAGTGGCTCCACCAACACCATCAATGATAATGCCTCTAGCATTCGGCAAGGCATTCAAACTCTTACAGATAACCTTTATCTTGCTCAAAACAAAGGAGTGGATGTCTGGACGGCCGTTCAAGCCTATAATTTTGGACCTGCCTATATAGACTTTATCGCTCAGAATGGTAAGGAAAATACACTAGCATTAGCCAAGCGTTATTCCCGAGAAACGGTCGCTCCTATCCTTGGAAATACCACTGGGAAGACCTATACCTACATCAACCCAATTTCTATCTTTCATGGTGCAGAACTCTATGAAAATGGTGGAAATTATTACTATTCGCGACAGGTACGCTTTAACCTGTACATCATGAAATTCTTTAATTTCTTCTAA
- a CDS encoding alpha/beta hydrolase, whose product MKFHEFGDKNLPPILLIHGGGSSWWNYLRQARILSEEYRIILPTLNGHGEEYQLDYVSTEDSALEILDYIKANCGGKLFAIGGVSLGGQIAIELLSLDSEIAEKAIIDGSLCIPQPRLAKISIFLVSLFGKLMFNKISCKLQLSMMNKLYPKLAYPEEIKTYYLEDLPRTPIKTLVTIYKNYMGCYKLKDMISASKAQVLYIYGEKELNCVKESAKLFHQLHSNTILYEAKGYNHGYLSAYLPYEWIDLVVPFLKSDSLEMCNESDMQ is encoded by the coding sequence ATGAAATTCCATGAATTTGGTGATAAGAATTTGCCTCCTATTTTACTGATACATGGTGGTGGAAGTTCTTGGTGGAATTATCTTCGTCAAGCACGAATCTTGTCAGAAGAATACCGTATTATTCTACCCACTTTGAATGGCCACGGCGAGGAATATCAACTTGATTATGTTTCTACTGAAGATTCTGCTTTGGAGATTCTAGACTATATCAAAGCAAACTGTGGTGGGAAATTATTTGCAATCGGTGGTGTTTCACTTGGTGGTCAAATTGCCATAGAGCTTTTGTCTTTAGACAGTGAAATTGCTGAGAAGGCCATCATAGATGGAAGCCTCTGTATTCCTCAACCAAGGTTAGCTAAAATCAGCATCTTTCTAGTGTCTCTATTTGGTAAACTGATGTTCAATAAAATCTCTTGCAAACTTCAGTTAAGCATGATGAACAAACTCTATCCTAAACTCGCTTATCCAGAGGAAATAAAAACTTATTATTTGGAGGATTTGCCGAGGACGCCTATCAAAACATTGGTGACCATTTACAAAAACTATATGGGATGTTACAAGCTGAAAGATATGATTTCTGCTAGCAAGGCTCAGGTTCTGTATATCTATGGTGAAAAAGAATTGAACTGTGTGAAAGAATCAGCGAAATTATTTCATCAGCTACATTCAAATACAATTTTGTATGAAGCAAAGGGCTATAACCACGGCTATTTATCAGCTTACCTGCCTTATGAGTGGATTGATTTGGTGGTGCCATTTTTAAAGAGTGACTCATTAGAAATGTGTAACGAATCTGATATGCAATAA
- a CDS encoding DUF443 family protein codes for MKVKFKETNKVFFKIVEVEGEKYILDLTTVRPKSYFWGSLPDEITAKMQKLDKRDMRFESVAPTMSKSIGIAIGTAIGGSGYRLVTNFFRNNGISHNLPLKIGLYGLFIFLAYLAFWFIAIRARHSVKKRLENKVSNYQITFKPVGNKRQLKHYKLLPFILVPTLGCFTFYLNIVDGTEGAILVINSILLLGFFTVILGMSPLRESVEKQEIVFDRIEKL; via the coding sequence ATGAAAGTAAAATTTAAAGAAACGAATAAAGTATTTTTCAAAATAGTAGAAGTAGAGGGAGAAAAGTATATTCTAGATTTGACGACTGTTAGACCAAAATCCTATTTCTGGGGGTCTCTTCCCGATGAAATTACTGCAAAAATGCAAAAGTTAGATAAAAGAGATATGCGTTTTGAGAGTGTAGCTCCAACTATGAGTAAATCAATTGGGATTGCAATTGGTACAGCAATAGGGGGATCTGGCTATCGGCTTGTGACAAATTTTTTTAGAAACAATGGGATTAGTCACAACCTTCCTTTAAAGATAGGCTTATATGGCCTATTCATTTTCCTAGCTTATCTTGCTTTCTGGTTCATTGCCATAAGAGCTCGTCATAGCGTCAAAAAAAGACTTGAGAATAAAGTTTCAAACTATCAAATAACCTTTAAACCAGTTGGAAATAAGCGTCAATTAAAACATTACAAACTTCTTCCTTTTATCCTTGTTCCGACTCTTGGATGTTTTACTTTCTATCTAAATATTGTTGATGGGACAGAGGGTGCCATACTCGTTATTAATAGTATTCTATTATTGGGATTTTTTACAGTGATTTTAGGCATGTCACCACTCCGAGAAAGTGTCGAAAAGCAAGAGATTGTTTTTGATAGAATAGAGAAGTTATAA
- the rlmD gene encoding 23S rRNA (uracil(1939)-C(5))-methyltransferase RlmD: protein MLKKNDIVEVEIVDLTHEGAGVAKVDGLVFFVENALPTEKILMRVLKVNKKIGYGKVEEYLTHSPHRNQDLDLAYLRSGIADLGHLAYPEQLKFKSKQVKDSLYKIAGIRDVEVAETLGMEHPVKYRNKAQVPVRRVNGVLETGFFRKNSHDLMPLEDFFIQDPMIDEVVVALRDLLRRYDLKPYDEKEQSGLIRNLVVRRGHYSGQIMVILVTTRPKVFRVEQLIEQVIKQFPEIVSVVQNINDQNTNAIFGKDWRTLYGQDYITDQMLGNDFQISGPAFYQVNTEMAEKLYQKAIDFAELKGDDVVIDAYSGIGTIGLSVAKHVKEVYGVEVIPEAVENSQKNASINGITNAHYVCDTAENAMKNWLKEGIQPTAILVDPPRKGLTESFIKAGSQTGADRIAYISCNVATMARDIKLYQELGYDLKKVQPVDLFPQTHHVECVALLVKA from the coding sequence ATGTTAAAGAAAAATGATATTGTAGAAGTTGAAATTGTTGATTTGACTCATGAAGGTGCAGGGGTTGCTAAGGTAGATGGTTTGGTTTTCTTTGTAGAAAATGCTCTACCAACTGAGAAAATCCTCATGCGTGTCCTTAAGGTCAATAAAAAGATTGGCTATGGGAAAGTTGAAGAATACCTTACACATTCTCCGCATCGTAACCAAGACCTTGACCTAGCTTATCTACGCTCAGGTATCGCTGATTTGGGGCATCTTGCCTATCCAGAGCAACTCAAGTTTAAAAGCAAGCAAGTCAAAGACAGTCTCTACAAAATTGCTGGCATTAGAGATGTAGAGGTCGCTGAAACGCTGGGTATGGAACATCCAGTCAAGTACCGAAATAAGGCACAGGTGCCCGTTCGTCGAGTGAATGGTGTCTTGGAAACAGGTTTTTTCCGTAAAAATTCGCATGATCTCATGCCACTGGAAGATTTCTTTATCCAAGATCCTATGATTGATGAGGTAGTAGTGGCCCTACGCGACTTGCTCCGTCGTTATGATTTGAAACCTTATGATGAAAAGGAACAGTCTGGCTTGATTCGAAACCTCGTTGTGCGTCGTGGGCACTATTCAGGACAAATCATGGTCATTTTAGTAACAACTCGTCCGAAAGTTTTTCGAGTAGAGCAGTTGATTGAACAAGTCATCAAGCAGTTTCCAGAGATTGTCTCTGTCGTGCAAAATATCAACGACCAGAATACCAATGCTATTTTCGGTAAGGACTGGCGAACACTTTATGGTCAAGACTACATTACCGACCAAATGTTGGGAAATGACTTCCAAATATCTGGACCAGCCTTCTATCAGGTCAATACAGAAATGGCTGAGAAACTCTATCAAAAAGCCATTGACTTTGCAGAGTTAAAAGGAGATGATGTGGTGATTGATGCTTACTCAGGAATTGGAACGATTGGATTGTCTGTTGCGAAACATGTAAAGGAAGTCTACGGTGTTGAAGTGATTCCAGAAGCCGTGGAGAATAGCCAGAAAAATGCTAGTATAAATGGCATCACTAATGCCCACTATGTATGTGATACAGCTGAAAATGCTATGAAGAATTGGCTCAAGGAAGGTATCCAACCAACCGCTATCCTAGTCGACCCACCAAGAAAAGGCCTCACAGAAAGCTTTATCAAGGCAGGTAGTCAAACAGGAGCAGACCGCATTGCCTATATCTCCTGCAATGTTGCAACCATGGCGCGTGATATCAAACTCTACCAAGAATTAGGATATGACTTGAAGAAAGTCCAGCCGGTGGACTTGTTTCCGCAGACGCATCATGTTGAGTGTGTAGCTTTGCTGGTAAAAGCCTAG
- a CDS encoding L-threonylcarbamoyladenylate synthase, which produces MMDRIRQELEKGGAVVLPTETVYGLFAKALDEKAVDHVYKLKRRPRDKALNLNVAFLEDILHFSKNQPTYLQKLVEAFLPGPLTIILEANDRVPYWVNSGLSTVGFRMPSYPITLDLIRETGPLIGPSANISGQASGVTFAQILEDFDQEVLGLEDDAFLTGQDSTILDLSGDKVKILRQGAIKREDILARLPEISFEEE; this is translated from the coding sequence ATGATGGACAGGATTAGACAAGAGTTGGAAAAGGGCGGAGCTGTTGTTTTGCCTACAGAGACAGTTTATGGTCTCTTTGCTAAGGCCTTAGACGAAAAAGCTGTCGACCATGTTTACAAACTCAAACGTCGTCCTAGAGATAAGGCACTCAATCTTAATGTCGCTTTTCTAGAGGACATCTTGCACTTTTCAAAGAATCAGCCAACTTATCTACAAAAGCTTGTAGAGGCCTTTTTACCGGGTCCCTTGACCATTATCCTCGAAGCCAATGACCGAGTTCCCTATTGGGTCAATTCTGGTCTTTCAACGGTGGGATTTCGGATGCCGAGTTATCCCATTACACTGGATTTGATTCGAGAGACAGGACCCTTGATTGGGCCGTCTGCCAATATCTCGGGTCAGGCGAGTGGAGTGACCTTTGCTCAAATTCTAGAGGATTTTGACCAAGAGGTTTTGGGTCTGGAGGACGACGCTTTTCTAACTGGACAGGATTCGACTATTTTGGATTTGTCTGGAGACAAGGTGAAAATCTTGCGCCAGGGGGCGATTAAGCGAGAAGATATTCTTGCTCGGTTGCCAGAGATTTCTTTTGAGGAGGAATGA
- a CDS encoding type II CAAX endopeptidase family protein: MTEIDKRNLKNYLCFTFGITYISWGLLAIFTQSYILGLETFIGRILHIVGALGPAIASGFYLKSNNIKFKHFLFNKIENSSIYFIYHMLAILILFSVSSLELNGVSIYLMPLFFIQLIFFGGGHEELGWRGILQPLLDKKYTYWQSNLIVGSIWGIWHLPLWFIVGESHQGFPFILFFIYTLFLSFVLGLLYRQTKSVGYCVLFHAFANLLNLYFVLKINLIFIIIFIGYLIYTILASNRISKETTF; the protein is encoded by the coding sequence ATGACAGAAATTGATAAAAGGAATTTAAAAAATTATCTTTGTTTTACATTTGGAATTACTTATATATCTTGGGGGCTTCTTGCCATATTTACACAATCTTATATTTTGGGATTAGAGACATTTATAGGAAGAATATTACATATAGTTGGTGCACTTGGACCAGCTATTGCAAGTGGCTTTTATTTAAAAAGTAATAATATAAAATTTAAACATTTTTTATTTAATAAGATAGAAAATAGCAGTATTTATTTCATTTATCATATGTTAGCAATTTTGATACTATTTTCTGTATCTTCCTTAGAATTAAACGGAGTATCAATTTATCTGATGCCATTATTCTTTATACAACTAATTTTTTTTGGTGGTGGACATGAAGAATTAGGATGGAGAGGAATATTACAACCATTACTTGACAAAAAATATACTTATTGGCAATCTAATTTGATTGTAGGATCAATTTGGGGAATATGGCATCTGCCTTTATGGTTTATAGTTGGAGAAAGTCATCAAGGATTTCCTTTTATTTTATTTTTTATATATACATTATTTTTAAGTTTTGTTTTAGGGCTTCTTTACCGTCAAACGAAATCTGTGGGATACTGTGTATTATTTCATGCATTCGCAAATTTGTTAAATCTCTATTTTGTGTTAAAAATTAATCTTATTTTTATTATCATTTTTATTGGTTATTTGATTTATACTATATTGGCGAGTAATAGAATTAGTAAGGAAACAACATTTTAA
- the glyA gene encoding serine hydroxymethyltransferase yields MIFDKDDFKAYDADLWNAIAKEEERQQNNIELIASENVVSKAVMAAQGSILTNKYAEGYPGRRYYGGTDVVDVVETLAIERAKEIFGAKFANVQPHSGSQANCAAYMALIEPGDTVMGMDLAAGGHLTHGAPVSFSGQTYNFVSYSVDPETELLDFDAILKQAQEVKPKLIVAGASAYSQIIDFSKFREIADAVGAKLMVDMAHIAGLVAAGLHPSPVPYAHITTTTTHKTLRGPRGGLILTNDEDLAKKINSAIFPGIQGGPLEHVVAAKAVSFKEVLDPAFKEYAANVIKNSKAMVEVFLKDPDFRIISGGTENHLFLVDVTKVVENGKVAQNLLDEVNITLNKNSIPYETLSPFKTSGIRIGAAAITARGFGEEESRKVAELIIKTLKNAENEAVLEEVRSEVKALTDAFPLYED; encoded by the coding sequence ATGATTTTTGATAAAGACGATTTTAAAGCATACGATGCTGATCTATGGAATGCTATTGCCAAAGAAGAAGAACGCCAACAAAACAATATCGAGTTGATTGCTTCGGAAAACGTTGTTTCCAAGGCTGTTATGGCAGCTCAAGGGTCTATCTTGACAAACAAATATGCCGAGGGTTACCCAGGACGCCGTTATTATGGTGGAACTGATGTAGTAGACGTGGTAGAAACTCTAGCTATTGAACGTGCAAAAGAAATTTTCGGTGCTAAATTCGCCAATGTCCAACCTCACTCAGGAAGCCAAGCCAACTGTGCGGCTTACATGGCCTTGATTGAGCCAGGTGATACCGTTATGGGGATGGATTTGGCAGCAGGTGGACACTTGACCCACGGAGCTCCAGTTAGCTTCTCTGGTCAAACCTACAACTTTGTTTCTTACAGTGTGGATCCTGAAACGGAACTCTTGGACTTTGATGCAATCTTGAAACAAGCCCAAGAAGTAAAACCAAAACTAATCGTAGCAGGTGCATCAGCTTATTCTCAAATTATCGACTTCTCAAAATTCCGTGAAATCGCAGATGCTGTTGGGGCTAAGCTTATGGTCGATATGGCCCATATCGCTGGTTTGGTTGCAGCTGGACTTCATCCAAGCCCAGTACCATACGCTCATATCACTACAACAACGACCCACAAAACTCTTCGTGGACCGCGTGGTGGTTTGATCTTGACAAATGATGAGGACCTAGCTAAGAAAATCAACTCAGCTATTTTCCCAGGTATTCAAGGCGGTCCTTTAGAGCATGTTGTTGCTGCTAAGGCGGTTTCATTCAAAGAAGTTTTGGACCCAGCCTTCAAGGAATATGCTGCTAATGTCATCAAAAACAGCAAGGCTATGGTTGAAGTCTTCTTGAAAGACCCTGATTTCCGTATCATCTCAGGTGGTACTGAAAATCATCTCTTCCTAGTGGATGTGACTAAGGTTGTAGAAAACGGAAAAGTTGCTCAAAACTTGCTGGATGAAGTTAATATTACCCTAAATAAAAACTCAATTCCATACGAAACCTTGTCACCATTCAAGACAAGTGGAATTCGTATCGGAGCAGCAGCCATCACTGCACGTGGATTTGGTGAAGAAGAAAGCCGTAAAGTGGCTGAACTCATCATTAAAACCCTTAAAAATGCAGAAAATGAGGCTGTATTAGAAGAAGTGAGAAGTGAAGTCAAAGCGTTGACAGATGCCTTCCCACTATACGAGGACTAA
- a CDS encoding SAP domain-containing protein → MIESRPMFEKISSFDEFNKYYWYRDELSQICRSLGLEYRGTKQELNDIIEQYFKGNLIKKSSVKKNKKRVEVVTLDSPLLECGFSFNAHFREYFSTLTGVSPFKFTADMATAWRKVKREHDLSFTIQDMLKVYYGDSDYAKYDHSVCQWNQFLKDFCADENSGNYSNKLKVASILWKEVRDSKKEKVYSKKLLTKYADKIKEYDK, encoded by the coding sequence TTGATAGAAAGCAGACCTATGTTTGAAAAAATCTCATCCTTTGATGAATTTAATAAATATTACTGGTATCGTGATGAACTTTCACAGATATGCAGGTCATTAGGACTTGAATATAGAGGTACAAAACAGGAACTCAATGATATTATTGAGCAGTACTTCAAGGGGAATTTGATTAAAAAGTCATCAGTAAAAAAAAATAAGAAACGAGTAGAAGTCGTTACCTTAGATTCGCCCTTACTTGAATGTGGATTCTCCTTTAATGCACACTTTAGAGAATATTTCTCAACTTTAACAGGTGTTTCGCCCTTTAAATTTACTGCTGATATGGCCACTGCCTGGAGAAAAGTCAAAAGAGAACATGATTTGAGTTTTACAATCCAAGATATGCTAAAAGTTTATTATGGAGATTCAGATTATGCCAAGTATGACCATTCGGTTTGTCAATGGAATCAATTTTTAAAGGATTTCTGTGCAGACGAAAATAGTGGCAACTACTCGAACAAACTAAAAGTAGCTTCTATTCTTTGGAAAGAAGTTCGAGACTCAAAGAAAGAAAAAGTTTATTCAAAAAAACTTTTGACTAAATATGCAGATAAAATAAAAGAGTATGACAAATAG
- a CDS encoding diacylglycerol kinase family protein yields MKKVMLIINPTSGGEKALDYKVKLENKAKDYFEQVETKITEKALDATHFAEEASREQYDAVVVFGGDGTVNEVISGIAERDYIPKLGIIPGGTGNLITKLLEINQDIDGAIDELDFNLTNKIDIGKANDNYFGYIFSIGSLPEAIHNVEIEDKTKFGILAYAVNTMKSVMTDQVFNIKIETENGNYDGEASHVLVLLTNYFADKKIFEEDKDGYANILILKDASIFSKLSVIPDLLKGDVVGNDNIEYIRARNIKISSDSELESDVDGDKSDNLPVEIKVLAQRVEVFSKPKE; encoded by the coding sequence ATGAAAAAAGTAATGTTAATTATTAACCCTACCTCTGGTGGAGAAAAGGCTTTGGATTATAAGGTCAAGCTGGAGAATAAAGCCAAAGATTATTTTGAGCAGGTGGAAACCAAAATTACTGAAAAAGCCTTAGATGCAACACATTTTGCTGAAGAAGCTTCTCGTGAGCAGTACGATGCAGTGGTTGTGTTTGGTGGAGACGGGACTGTCAATGAAGTCATTTCTGGTATTGCTGAGAGAGACTACATTCCTAAGTTAGGGATTATCCCTGGTGGGACGGGTAACCTCATTACGAAACTATTGGAAATCAATCAAGACATCGATGGCGCGATAGATGAACTCGATTTTAATTTAACCAACAAGATTGATATTGGTAAAGCGAATGATAACTATTTTGGTTATATCTTTAGTATCGGTTCTCTGCCTGAGGCGATTCACAATGTGGAAATCGAGGACAAGACAAAATTCGGTATTCTTGCCTATGCTGTAAATACCATGAAGTCTGTCATGACGGATCAGGTTTTTAACATTAAGATTGAGACGGAAAATGGAAATTATGATGGTGAAGCTAGTCATGTTTTGGTTCTCTTGACAAATTACTTCGCTGATAAGAAAATCTTTGAAGAAGACAAAGATGGCTATGCCAATATTTTGATTCTAAAAGATGCTTCTATATTCTCTAAATTATCCGTCATTCCGGATTTACTAAAAGGAGATGTTGTCGGCAATGATAATATTGAGTATATCAGAGCGCGTAATATTAAGATCTCTTCAGATAGTGAATTGGAGTCAGATGTTGACGGCGATAAATCGGATAACCTACCTGTTGAAATCAAAGTCCTAGCTCAGCGAGTAGAAGTATTTTCAAAACCGAAAGAGTAG
- a CDS encoding DUF1002 domain-containing protein, translated as MRKKLFLTSAAVLWAATAMTSVHAATDVQKVIDETYVQPEYVLGSSLTEDQKNRTLSKLGYDASKDTKDIKTMTPDIYSKIMNVANDASLQLYSSAKIQKLGDKSPLEVKIETPENITKVTQDMYRNAAVTLGVEHAKITVAAPIPVTGESALAGIYYSLEANGAKVPQANKDLAQEELKALSDINAENKDKSGYDANKLNAAMTDIKAGIAKAKEAKGNLTEEDVRKIVEDTLKNYKLDQVITGNQVNIIINFALNLSKSDILKNADFTKTLNDLKQSIVSQAGDSFKNINLNFDANKALEEGGNFFSSLWQAIVNFFKSFGA; from the coding sequence ATGAGAAAGAAACTCTTTCTAACAAGCGCTGCAGTTTTGTGGGCAGCAACAGCTATGACGAGTGTCCACGCAGCAACAGATGTTCAAAAAGTAATCGATGAAACCTATGTACAACCTGAATATGTGCTTGGTTCTTCACTAACTGAAGACCAGAAAAATAGAACTCTTAGCAAACTTGGCTATGACGCATCAAAAGACACCAAAGATATCAAAACAATGACACCTGATATCTATTCGAAAATTATGAATGTGGCTAATGATGCTAGTCTACAACTCTATTCATCGGCTAAGATTCAAAAGCTAGGTGACAAATCACCTCTAGAGGTCAAGATTGAAACGCCTGAAAATATCACAAAGGTGACGCAGGATATGTACCGTAATGCAGCAGTGACCCTGGGAGTTGAGCATGCCAAAATCACAGTTGCAGCTCCCATACCAGTTACAGGTGAGAGCGCCCTAGCTGGGATTTACTACTCATTAGAGGCCAATGGTGCTAAAGTACCGCAAGCCAATAAAGACCTAGCCCAAGAAGAACTAAAAGCCTTGTCCGATATCAATGCTGAAAACAAGGACAAGTCAGGCTACGATGCCAATAAGCTCAATGCGGCTATGACAGATATCAAAGCAGGAATCGCAAAGGCAAAAGAAGCCAAAGGAAATCTGACAGAAGAAGATGTCCGAAAAATCGTTGAAGACACTCTAAAAAACTACAAACTCGATCAGGTTATAACAGGAAACCAGGTCAATATCATCATCAATTTTGCGCTCAACCTCTCAAAGAGTGACATCTTGAAAAATGCTGATTTTACTAAAACCCTAAATGATCTCAAACAAAGCATCGTTTCCCAAGCTGGTGATAGTTTTAAAAATATCAACCTCAACTTTGATGCCAATAAAGCGCTAGAAGAGGGGGGCAACTTCTTTAGCTCTCTTTGGCAAGCCATTGTCAACTTCTTCAAGAGTTTTGGTGCTTAG
- a CDS encoding nucleoid-associated protein has protein sequence MDIYIKKAIIHQFSPDDTELFLADKFLNITPKIEEYLRKKIERVYSDEAKTGIFEEENPFFNHITDDLLETSVTLANLWKEEFSISENLKTNDLVFVQFYKEGVEHFAFLRIALRETLTHLGGEVDNPIKMTQNNLPGFGTGADEALVINLQSRKYHLIEKRIKYNGAFLNYFSDNLLNVAPKISPKKSIKELEKTAQRIAESFNTDDFQFQSKVKSAIFNNLEESNELSPEKLANDLFDNNLTARLSFIDQVKEAVPEPVQFDEIDASRQLKKFENQKLSLSNGIELIVPNNVYQDAESVEFIQNDNGTYSILIKNIEDIQSK, from the coding sequence ATGGACATTTATATTAAGAAAGCTATTATCCATCAGTTCAGCCCAGACGATACTGAGTTGTTCTTAGCGGATAAGTTTCTCAATATCACTCCAAAAATCGAAGAATACCTGCGCAAAAAAATTGAACGTGTGTATTCAGATGAAGCTAAGACTGGGATTTTCGAGGAAGAAAATCCCTTCTTCAATCACATCACAGACGATTTGTTGGAGACATCAGTAACACTGGCTAATCTCTGGAAAGAGGAGTTCAGCATTTCTGAAAATCTCAAGACCAATGACTTGGTTTTTGTTCAGTTTTATAAAGAAGGCGTAGAGCATTTCGCTTTCTTGCGAATTGCTCTACGTGAGACCTTGACTCACCTTGGAGGAGAAGTTGATAATCCAATCAAGATGACTCAGAATAACCTGCCTGGATTTGGAACGGGGGCTGATGAGGCTTTGGTCATCAATCTTCAAAGTCGCAAGTACCATTTGATCGAAAAACGAATCAAGTACAACGGGGCTTTCTTGAACTATTTTTCAGACAATCTCTTAAACGTTGCCCCTAAGATTTCGCCAAAAAAATCCATCAAGGAACTGGAAAAAACAGCTCAGAGAATTGCAGAGTCCTTTAACACAGATGATTTTCAATTCCAATCCAAGGTCAAATCAGCGATTTTCAACAATCTTGAAGAAAGCAACGAACTGTCACCTGAGAAATTGGCTAATGACCTTTTTGATAACAACCTGACAGCTCGTCTAAGTTTTATCGACCAAGTCAAGGAAGCTGTACCAGAACCGGTTCAGTTCGATGAAATTGATGCCAGTCGCCAACTCAAGAAATTTGAAAACCAAAAACTTTCCTTGTCAAATGGAATCGAACTTATCGTTCCAAATAATGTATACCAAGACGCGGAGTCTGTTGAATTTATCCAAAACGACAATGGAACCTATTCTATCTTAATCAAAAATATTGAGGATATTCAAAGTAAATAA
- a CDS encoding GNAT family N-acetyltransferase, translating to MLRDLQETDVNAICEINQEALGYSFSPEDTASQLARLSQDSHHFLLGYEDEVSHVLLGYVHAEVYESLYSKAGFNILGLAVSPQAQGRGIGKSLLQGLDQEAKRRGYGFIRLNSADHRLGAHAFYEKVGYTCDKVQKRFIRIF from the coding sequence ATGCTAAGAGATTTGCAAGAAACAGATGTGAATGCTATATGTGAGATTAACCAAGAGGCTTTGGGTTATTCTTTTAGTCCAGAGGACACAGCTAGTCAACTAGCTAGACTGTCTCAGGATTCTCATCATTTCCTACTTGGCTATGAGGATGAGGTCAGCCATGTCCTACTTGGATATGTCCATGCTGAAGTTTATGAATCCCTCTATTCCAAAGCAGGATTTAATATTTTAGGCTTAGCAGTTTCGCCTCAAGCACAAGGACGAGGTATCGGTAAAAGTTTACTGCAAGGGTTGGATCAAGAAGCAAAAAGACGGGGTTATGGGTTTATCCGCTTAAACTCTGCTGATCATCGTCTGGGAGCTCATGCATTTTATGAAAAAGTTGGTTATACTTGTGATAAAGTGCAGAAACGGTTTATTCGCATCTTTTAG